In Festucalex cinctus isolate MCC-2025b chromosome 5, RoL_Fcin_1.0, whole genome shotgun sequence, a single genomic region encodes these proteins:
- the atad1a gene encoding outer mitochondrial transmembrane helix translocase yields the protein MLKDLPRDALLRPLTRTEVVGMLLRLTIFGAATYYSIKWIVEAMDPTAKQKSQAKKRAEQLMKRIGVEGVKLTEYEMNIASQLVDPQTMKVSWRDIAGLDEIINELQDTVILPFQKRHLLAASKLFQPPKGVLLFGPPGCGKTMIAKATAKASGCKFINLQASTLTDMWYGESQKLTAAVFSLAVKLQPCIIFIDEIESFLRNRSSLDHEATAMMKAQFMSLWDGLETSSATQVMIMGATNRPQDVDPAIRRRMPTTFHVGLPDTKQRHDILRLILAEENLSNAINLKEIAEKTEGYSGSDLRELCRDGAMYRVRDFVRKEQMRQIARQLGEVEEEERPVDEEKLRPITQLDLLFGLDKMRESKRGTAATLPSVPEVPLD from the exons ATGCTGAAAGATCTTCCTCGAGATGCTCTGCTCCGGCCGTTGACCAGGACTGAGGTGGTGGGCATGCTGTTGAGGCTGACCATTTTTGGAGCAGCCACCTACTACAGCATCAAATGGATCGTGGAAGCGATGGACCCGACTGCTAAACAGAAAAGCCAAGCCAAGAAAagg GCGGAACAGCTTATGAAGAGGATTGGTGTCGAGGGGGTCAAGCTGACTGAGTATGAGATGAACATTGCATCACAACTAGTGGATCCACAAACAATGAAG GTGTCGTGGAGAGATATTGCAGGTCTCGATGAGATCATCAATGAGCTACAAGACACCGTCATTCTTCCCTTTCAGAAAAGACATCTTTTGGCTGCATCCAAACTCTTTCAGCCACCTAAAG GAGTTTTATTGTTTGGTCCTCCCGGCTGTGGGAAAACCATGATCGCCAAGGCAACAGCCAAAGCTTCTGGCTGCAAGTTTATCAACCTGCAAGCATCGACGCTGACCGATATGTGGTATGGCGAATCGCAAAAGCTGACAGCTGCCGTCTTCTCTTTGGCGGTCAAACTACAACCGTGTATCATTTTTATTGATGAAATTG AATCATTTCTCAGGAACCGCTCCAGCCTTGATCACGAGGCCACTGCCATGATGAAGGCGCAGTTCATGAGCCTGTGGGATGGCCTGGAAACGTCCTCAGCCACTCAG GTGATGATCATGGGGGCAACCAACCGACCGCAAGATGTCGATCCCGCCATCCGACGCAGGATGCCCACAACATTTCATGTCGGACTTCCT GACACAAAACAAAGACACGACATCCTGCGATTGATATTAGCGGAAGAAAAT CTGAGCAACGCGATTAATTTGAAGGAGATAGCGGAGAAGACGGAAGGCTACTCGGGCAGCGACCTGCGGGAACTTTGCCGCGACGGCGCCATGTACCGGGTTCGAGACTTCGTCCGCAAGGAACAGATGCGGCAGATCGCTCGGCAGTTAGGAGAAGTCGAGGAAGAGGAAAG ACCCGTGGACGAGGAAAAATTGCGCCCAATCACCCAGCTGGACCTCCTCTTTGGCCTGGACAAGATGAGGGAGTCCAAACGGGGTACGGCGGCCACGTTACCTTCCGTTCCTGAGGTTCCGCTGGACTGA